Proteins from one Anopheles nili chromosome 2, idAnoNiliSN_F5_01, whole genome shotgun sequence genomic window:
- the LOC128720565 gene encoding GPI mannosyltransferase 4, whose translation MQFKTIKPKDPSLVSYFILSFLRIALVFVPQLGYIHPDEFFQSVEVVAGDEYGLEVTRTWEFNTTFPIRSMAITYFGMKVPFSILRFLSMYSNFYLGINLRGSYVTLVFPRLLMVGLSFVNDWSLYKICRSYGLQYQFRLLTLASSYVLLVYATHTFSNSLEMALCSLLLYIVSDCMIHSNTVIYQREFLEEKYRKAQRTVEKVRFHKLKMSLPSHSLNKCVLMATLCVAGVFNRPTFILFGMPLVFHWMLRGMGTKTVSFTDFNLRIMIFVLSAIPSLVLFIVIDSIYYGYLTMAELERQEIGINNFVVTPINFIRYNIISDNTAQHGVHPFYTHVLLNVPLLYNVLGILAIFSLLSMVYRFASNDYTTLPRAQSFVGLMLSTIFFPIICLSLINHQEPRFLIPITVPLVLLHAPKLQLGLSATYPFKTPSRLKQFLYHRLVCPIMSPKYLLKIWYATNVILTLFYGFLHQGGVYQLAEYFSRQVDVRSSNVHIHLVTSHIYSMPQCFVGLPSTETLLVNPENAQKYRRSKQFFLYEYGSLELDHLYRKLKLLVDVCEMRSISANQRYRLYLAIPSSLSEQLNDIFHNRTATLIKHSQVRVFYPHLSIEAMPKMFGQHPCGINTDVDELDDTCPIYALDDEQNPFSIGRVLKQFSSVAHQFGLILYRIEVRRIK comes from the exons atgcaatttaaaacTATAAAGCCAAAAGATCCTTCATTGGTATCTTATTTCATACTGTCTTTTCTGAGAATCGCGCTTGTGTTCGTGCCGCAGCTAGGATACATTCATCCCGATGAATTTTTCCAATCGGTGGAAGTTGTAGCAG GTGACGAGTACGGACTGGAAGTTACGCGAACATGGGAGTTCAACACCACATTCCCTATCCGGTCAATGGCCATAACGTACTTCGGCATGAAAGTTCCGTTCTCAATTCTACGTTTTTTGTCCATGTACTCAAATTTTTATCTCGGTATCAATCTCCGGGGGAGCTACGTAACGCTGGTGTTCCCTCGATTGCTAATGGTTGGTCTATCGTTTGTTAACGATTGGAGTTTGTACAAAATTTGCCGATCCTATGGTCTGCAGTACCAATTCCGACTGCTAACGCTAGCCAGCTCGTACGTGCTATTAGTGTACGctacacacacattttccaattCACTGGAAATGGCTCTCTGCTCGCTGTTACTGTACATTGTAAGCGATTGTATGATCCATTCCAACACCGTCATTTACCAGCGAGAATTTCTTGAAGAAAAGTATCGTAAAGCCCAACGTACGGTCGAAAAAGTGCGATTCCACAAGCTTAAAATGTCTCTCCCATCGCACTCCCTGAACAAATGCGTTCTAATGGCGACCCTGTGCGTGGCGGGTGTATTCAATCGGCCCACGTTCATCCTTTTTGGGATGCCGCTCGTCTTTCACTGGATGCTGCGGGGCATGGGAACCAAAACGGTATCGTTCACCGATTTCAACTTACGTATTATGATATTTGTTCTATCGGCCATACCATCGCTGGTTTTGTTCATCGTTATTGATTCCATTTATTACGGCTACCTGACAATGGCGGAACTGGAGCGGCAAGAAATAGGCATTAACAACTTCGTCGTCACGCCGATCAACTTCATTCGCTATAACATTATATCGGACAATACCGCCCAGCACGGTGTGCATCCTTTTTATACGCACGTACTATTGAATGTGCCTTTGCTGTACAACGTACTCGGAATTCTTGCCATTTTTTCGCTGCTCTCCATGGTGTACCG ATTTGCTTCAAACGATTACACCACTCTACCACGCGCGCAATCTTTCGTTGGCCTGATGCTATCGACGATCTTTTTCCCCATCATTTGCCTCTCGCTGATAAACCATCAGGAACCGCGATTCCTGATTCCCATCACTGTTCCATTAGTGCTGCTACACGCACCAAAGCTACAGCTTGGGCTCAGCGCAACCTATCCCTTTAAAACGCCGTCCCGCCTGAAGCAGTTCCTGTACCACAGACTAGTCTGCCCGATCATGAGCCCAAAGTATTTACTAAAGATTTGGTATGCTACCAACGTCATCCTGACGCTGTTCTACGGATTCCTGCATCAGGGAGGTGTATATCAGCTCGCGGAATACTTCAGCCGACAAGTCGACGTGCGGTCGTCCAACGTGCACATTCATCTCGTCACTAGTCACATTTACAGTATGCCCCAGTGCTTCGTCGGGCTTCCCAGCACCGAAACGCTACTGGTGAATCCAGAAAATGCTCAAAAATATCGGCGCAGCAAACAGTTCTTCCTGTACGAGTACGGTTCGCTCGAGCTAGACCATCTATACCGTAAGCTAAAGCTGCTCGTCGATGTCTGCGAGATGCGTTCGATCAGTGCCAACCAGCGCTATCGACTGTATCTTGCTATTCCGTCCAGTCTGTCCGAGCAGCTGAACGATATTTTCCACAATCGAACCGCGACTCTCATCAAACACAGCCAGGTGCGGGTGTTCTATCCTCATCTGTCCATCGAAGCGATGCCGAAGATGTTCGGCCAGCACCCGTGCGGAATCAACACGGACGTGGACGAACTGGATGATACCTGTCCGATCTACGCGCTGGACGACGAACAGAATCCGTTCAGCATCGGTCGTGTGCTGAAGCAGTTTTCATCGGTGGCGCACCAGTTTGGTCTAATCCTGTACCGGATCGAAGTGCGGCGCATCAAATAA